The Pedococcus dokdonensis region CGGCTCGCCGTTCAAGTACTTCTCCTACGGCGTGGCTGCGAGCGAGGTCGAGGTCGACGGCTTCACCGGGGCCTACCGGCTGCGCAGGGTCGACATCGTGCACGACGTGGGTGACTCGCTCTCACCGCTGGTCGACCTCGGCCAGGTCGAGGGCGCCTTCGTCCAGGGCGCCGGGTGGCTGACCCTGGAGGACCTGCGCTGGGACGAGTCCGACCGCCCGTCGCGGGGCCGGCTGGCGACCCAGGCTGCGAGCACCTACAAGCTGCCGAGCTTCTCCGAGATGCCCGAGGAGTTCAACGTCGCGCTGCTCGAGCGCGCCCACGAGGACGGCGCGGTCTACGGCTCCAAGGCGGTGGGTGAGCCGCCGCTGATGCTCGCCTTCTCGGTGCGCGAAGCCCTGCGTGAGGCAGCCGCCGCCTTCGGTCCGGTCGGCACGTCCGTCGACCTCGCCTCACCGGCGACCCCCGAGGCCGTCTTCTGGGCGGTGCAGGAGGCGCGCGGTGGCGCCGAGCCCCCGCACATGACGGCGATGGTCGAGGGAGCGCCCGGGATCGTGCCCGACCAGCCCGACGCCGACGCCGCGCCCCTGCGGCCACACTCCGAGCAGGCCGCCCAACCGGCCCGGGCCGGGACCTGACCATGGAATGGCTGTCAGCCGTCGAGCGGCTGCGACGCGAGCGTCGGCCAGGGGTGCTGGTCACCCTCGCGTCGGTGCGGGGTCACTCACCTCGCGAGGCCGGCGCCAAGATGGTCGTCGCCGAGGGTGCGACCTGGGGCAGCATCGGTGGCGGCAACCTCGAGGCCACCGCGGTCGCGCGAGCCCGCGTGATGCTCACCGATTCCGCGTCGGTCCCCGAGCAGATCTCGTTGTCGCTCAACGACAAGGCGCCTGCCGAGCACGGCCAGCAGTGTTGTGGCGGTGAGGTGCAGGTGCTCCTCGAACCGCTTGCGGTGGTGCCGGCCGTGGCCATCTTCGGAATGGGTCATGTCGGCCTCGAGCTGGCCCGCATCCTCGCGCGGCACGACGTCGAGCTCCATCTCGTCGACTCCCGCGCCGACCAGCTCGGGCACGACCGGCTCGGTGTCCTCGACGACGCGGCGGCCAGGGTGCACGTGCACCACGCGCCGGTGCCCGAGCTCGTGCTCGGTCAGGTGCCACCGGGCACCCATGTCCTCGTGATGACCCATGACCACGCCGAGGACGCGGCGCTGTGCGACGGTGCCCTGCGCTGCCAGCACCTCGGCTCGATCGGCCTGATCGGGTCGTCGGCCAAGTGGTCGCGCTTCCGGCAACGCCTTGGAGCAGAGGGACATTCGGAGTCTGACCTGGCTCGGATCCAGACCCCCATCGGGCTCGCCGAGCTCACCGGCAAGGACCCGGCCACCATCGCCGTCAGCGTCGCCGCCGACCTGGTGCGGGCGTTCGAGTCGCAGGCGCGCGCTGCTGGTGCGCCCTCACGGACGACGAAGGCCGTGCGATGACGCTCTTCCGGGCCACCGTGCTCGACACCCCTGACGACCCGTTCGCGGGTGGCGCGCTGCGTGCCCAGGACGACTGCGGCCTGCTCGTCGAGGGTGGCGTGATCATGGCTCGGGGCGACTTCGCGACGTTGCGGGCCGAGCACCCCGACGAGGACGTGCTCGACCTGCGCGAGGGCATGGTGCTGCCCGGGCTCGTCGACACCCACGTGCACTTCCCGCAGGTGCGGGTCATCGGTGGGCTCGGCATGCCGCTGCTCGACTGGCTCGACCAGTGCGCCCTGCCCGAGGAGATGCGGCTGGCCGACGTCGACATGGCGCGCGGAGTCGCCAGGGACTTCGTCACCGGGCTCGTGGATGCCGGCACCACGACTGCGCTGGTCTTCGGGTCGCACTTCGCCTCGGCCGTCGACGTGATGTTCGAGGCGGCCGACCTCTGGGGGCTGCGCGTCACGACGGGCCTGGTCACGTCCGACCGGATCCTGCCCGAGCCGCTGCTCACCACCCCGGAGCGCGCCTACGAGGAGTCGCGCGACCTCGCCTCACGCTGGCACGGCAAGGGACGGCTCCGGTATGCCGTGACGCCGCGGTTCTCGTTGTCGGCCAGCGACGCGATCCTCGAGTCATGTGCCGCGACCTTCCGCGAGGTCGACGGGTCCTGGTTCACCTCGCACGTCAACGAGAACACCGCCGAGGTGAAGGAAGTCGGCGAGCTGTTCGCTGGTGCGACCTACGTCGACACCTATGACAAGCACGGTCTCCTGAACCCGCGCTCGGTGCTGGCCCACAACGTGCACCCGACCGACCCGGAGCTGGCGACCCTGGCCGCGCGTGGCTCGTCGGTGGCGCACTGCCCGACCAGCAACTCGGCCCTGGGTAGCGGGCTCTTCCCGCTGCGGCGCCACGTCGAGGCAGGGGTGCGGGTGGCGATGGGTTCGGATGTCGGTGCGGGGACCGGCTTCTCGATGCTCAAGGAGGGCTTGCAGGCCTACTTCATGCAGCGCCTGCTCGGGGACGAGGGCTTGTCCCTGACCTCGGCCCACCTGCTCTGGCTGTGCACCTCGGCCGGGGCGCAGGCGCTCGGCCTCGGCGACGACGTGGGTGACCTGTCGGTCGGCAAGCAGTTCGACGCGATCTGGCTGCTGCCCGAGGCGGGCGACCCGCTGGCCGTCGGGCTCGGCAACGCCAAGTCGGCCGACGACGCCCTCTCGAAGGTGTTCGCGCTGGGCACCACCTCCGACATCGGCGGCGTCTGGGTCGGTGGCGACCAGATCGCCGCCGGTCGCTGGCGGATGCCCCGCCGCACCTGACCCCCGCTCGCCGCCTCGTGCACGAACCTTTGCTAGCAAAGGAAACAGTGTCGTGGACAGGTTGCAACCTGTCCTTCACTCACGAACCTTTGCTAGCAAAGGTTCGTGCAAGGGGTCGGAGGGGTCGGAGGTGCGGGAGGGGTGGTCAGGCGCCCTCGGCCTTGAGGACCTCGGCGTAGGCCGGGAGGGTCAGGAAGTCGGGGAAGTCCGGGTCGAGCGCGCACTCCACGAACAGTCGCCGCGCCGTCTCCAACGCACCCCGTGCGGTCTCGTCGTCGCCGACGGAGTCGATCAGGGCGGCATACTCGCTCTCCACGACGCCGTCCACGAGCTCGCGGGTGACGATCTCGCCCGAGGCGAGGGTCGCGCCGGAGTTGAGCCACTGCCAGATCTGGCTGCGCGAGATCTCGGCGGTGGCGGCGTCCTCCATCAGGTTGTGGATCGCCACGGCACCGTTGCCGAGCAGCCACGCCTGGAGGTACTGGATGCCGACGGAGACGTTGCCGCGCAGGCCATCGAGCGTCCGGTCGCCGGGGGTCGAGCCGGCGTCGAGCAGGTCGGCGCCACTGACGGAGACCTCGTCTCGCTGCTTGCCGAGCTGGTTGGGGGAGTCGCCGAGGACACCGGTGAAGACCTCCTTGCACAGCTCGACCATGCCGGGGTGCGCGACCCACGAGCCATCGAAGCCGGCGCCGACCTCGCGCTCCTTGTCGGCCCGCACCTTCGCGAAGGCCGCCTCGTTGACCGACGGGTCCTTGCTCGGGATGAACGCCGCCATGCCCCCGATCGCGAACGCCCCGCGCTTGTGGCAGGTCTGCACGAGCAGGTCGCTGTAGGCCTTCATCATCGGCGCGTTCATGGTGACGGCGTTGCGGTCGGGGAGGGTGAACGACGGCCCGGAGTCCCTGAAGTACTTGATGATCGAGAAGAGGTAGTCCCACCGTCCTGCGTTGAGACCAGCCGCGTGGTCGCGCAGCTCGTAGAGGATCTCGTCCATCTCGAACGCGGCCGGGATGGTCTCGATGAGCACCGTCGCGCGGACCGTGCCGTGCGGGATGCCGAGCGCCTCCTGGGCATAGGTGAAGACGTCGTTCCAGAGTCGGGCCTCGAGGTGCGACTCCATCTTCGGCAGGTAGAAGTAAGGGCCGCTGCCGCGCTCGAGCAGCTCGGCGGCGTTGTGGAAGAAGTAGAGGCCGAAGTCGACCAGCGCGCCGACGAGCGGGCGCCCGTCGAGAGTCAGGTGCTCCTCGTCGAAGTGCCAGCCGCGGGGGCGCGGCACGATGACGGGTATGGCGCCGGGGTCCTTGAGCTCGTAGTGCTTGCCGTTGGGGGTGGTGAGCTCGATGGTGCGGCGGACCGCGTCGTAGAGGCTGACCTGGCCGCCGATGACGTTGTCCCAGTGGGGAGTGTTGGCATCCTCGAGGTCGGCGAGCCAGACCTTCGCGCCGGAGTTGAGGGCGTTGATCGCCATCTTGCGCTCGGTCGGGCCGGTGATCTCGACGCGGCGGTCGGCGAAGTCGGCCGGGGCCGGGGCCACCGTCCAGTCGCCCTCGCGCACCTCGCGCGTCTCCTCGAGGAAGTCGAGCTTGCCGGTGCGCGACACCTCGGCCCGTCGGGTGCGGCGGGCCGCGAGCAGCTCGTCGCGTCGCGACCCGAACCGGCTCTGCAGCTCCGCGAGGAAGGTCAGCGCCTCCGGTGTGAGGATCTCGGAGCTCCGCTCGACCTCGTGCGGGGCGTTGACGACGACGGTGCCGGTGGTGGGCTCGGACATGCGGATCCTCGAGAGATGTCGGTGGTGTCGTGTGCCGCGGTGGCGGCTTCCAGACTAGGATTGTTCCATGATACGAAATCTTCTTCTCATTCGGGAAGGACTGGGGAGAGATATATGAGCGCCAAGGCACCCTCCGACGACCTCTCGGCGGCCCCCTCGGCCGCCGGCACCAAGGCGGCGGGCGGCGGCGTCCAGTCGCTCGAGCGCGCATTCGCGATCCTCGAGACGATGGCCGATGCCGGGGGCGTCATCAGCCTGTCGCAGCTCGCGACCGACGCCCAGCTGCCGCTGCCGACGATCCACCGCCTCGTGCGCACCCTCGTCGACCTCGGCTATGTCCGGCAGGAGGCGTCCCGCCAGTACTCCCTGGGGCCCCGGCTGATCCGCCTCGGCGAGACGACGTCGCGGATGGTGAGCCGGTGGGCGCGCCCGCACATGGAGCGGCTGGCCCACGAGCTCGGCGAGTCGGTCAACCTCGCGATGCTCGACGGCGACCAGGTCGTCTACATCGGGCAGGTGATGGCCAGCCGCAACTCGATGCGGATGTTCACCGAGGTCGGCCGACGGGTGCTGCCGCACTCGACCGGTGTCGGCAAGGCGATCATGGCGGGGATGGATCCCGAGGCGGTGCAGGCGATCCTGGGCCGCACGGGCATGCCGGCCCGCACCGAGCACACCATCACCGAGCCGGCCGACTTCATGGCCGAGCTGGGTCGCACGTTGGAGCGTGGCTATGCGCTCGACGAGGGTGAGCAGGAGGTCGGGGTGCGGTGTGTCGCGGTCGCGATCCCGGGCGCGCCCCAGCCGTTGGCGCTGTCGGTGTCTGGGCCGTTGCCGCGCATGACCGACT contains the following coding sequences:
- the xdhC gene encoding xanthine dehydrogenase accessory protein XdhC; this encodes MEWLSAVERLRRERRPGVLVTLASVRGHSPREAGAKMVVAEGATWGSIGGGNLEATAVARARVMLTDSASVPEQISLSLNDKAPAEHGQQCCGGEVQVLLEPLAVVPAVAIFGMGHVGLELARILARHDVELHLVDSRADQLGHDRLGVLDDAAARVHVHHAPVPELVLGQVPPGTHVLVMTHDHAEDAALCDGALRCQHLGSIGLIGSSAKWSRFRQRLGAEGHSESDLARIQTPIGLAELTGKDPATIAVSVAADLVRAFESQARAAGAPSRTTKAVR
- the aceB gene encoding malate synthase A yields the protein MSEPTTGTVVVNAPHEVERSSEILTPEALTFLAELQSRFGSRRDELLAARRTRRAEVSRTGKLDFLEETREVREGDWTVAPAPADFADRRVEITGPTERKMAINALNSGAKVWLADLEDANTPHWDNVIGGQVSLYDAVRRTIELTTPNGKHYELKDPGAIPVIVPRPRGWHFDEEHLTLDGRPLVGALVDFGLYFFHNAAELLERGSGPYFYLPKMESHLEARLWNDVFTYAQEALGIPHGTVRATVLIETIPAAFEMDEILYELRDHAAGLNAGRWDYLFSIIKYFRDSGPSFTLPDRNAVTMNAPMMKAYSDLLVQTCHKRGAFAIGGMAAFIPSKDPSVNEAAFAKVRADKEREVGAGFDGSWVAHPGMVELCKEVFTGVLGDSPNQLGKQRDEVSVSGADLLDAGSTPGDRTLDGLRGNVSVGIQYLQAWLLGNGAVAIHNLMEDAATAEISRSQIWQWLNSGATLASGEIVTRELVDGVVESEYAALIDSVGDDETARGALETARRLFVECALDPDFPDFLTLPAYAEVLKAEGA
- a CDS encoding guanine deaminase codes for the protein MTLFRATVLDTPDDPFAGGALRAQDDCGLLVEGGVIMARGDFATLRAEHPDEDVLDLREGMVLPGLVDTHVHFPQVRVIGGLGMPLLDWLDQCALPEEMRLADVDMARGVARDFVTGLVDAGTTTALVFGSHFASAVDVMFEAADLWGLRVTTGLVTSDRILPEPLLTTPERAYEESRDLASRWHGKGRLRYAVTPRFSLSASDAILESCAATFREVDGSWFTSHVNENTAEVKEVGELFAGATYVDTYDKHGLLNPRSVLAHNVHPTDPELATLAARGSSVAHCPTSNSALGSGLFPLRRHVEAGVRVAMGSDVGAGTGFSMLKEGLQAYFMQRLLGDEGLSLTSAHLLWLCTSAGAQALGLGDDVGDLSVGKQFDAIWLLPEAGDPLAVGLGNAKSADDALSKVFALGTTSDIGGVWVGGDQIAAGRWRMPRRT
- a CDS encoding IclR family transcriptional regulator, translated to MSAKAPSDDLSAAPSAAGTKAAGGGVQSLERAFAILETMADAGGVISLSQLATDAQLPLPTIHRLVRTLVDLGYVRQEASRQYSLGPRLIRLGETTSRMVSRWARPHMERLAHELGESVNLAMLDGDQVVYIGQVMASRNSMRMFTEVGRRVLPHSTGVGKAIMAGMDPEAVQAILGRTGMPARTEHTITEPADFMAELGRTLERGYALDEGEQEVGVRCVAVAIPGAPQPLALSVSGPLPRMTDSFIEGATAPMHAAAAAIAAEMQGASA